The sequence GCCCGACGGTTGCTAGCAGTTCTAGTATTTCCTGCTGACTACGCTTTGATCTTGCACCAATTGCCACGTTGTCCTGAAGGTTTAGCCAAGGAAGCAGCCTCGGCTCTTGGAACACGACTCCGCAGCGCTTGTCAACCCCCGCCACCAGTTCCCCAGCTATTGCAACAAGACCCTCGCTTGGAGAATCGAGGCCCGCAATTAGTCGAAGCAAGGTGGATTTTCCGCAACCCGATGGGCCTAATAGGACCAGCACTTCTCCGGCTCGAATTTCAAGGTTTATGTCTCGGAGGACATCAACTCTGTTTCGACCCGATCCGAAGTGCTTATTCACTTCCGTTATTTTTACGGACGCGGCTAAAACGCTTGGGGTTTCAGGCTTAATTGGTTCGGCTATAGCCAATTTGAGTGACCTTTTGATTTCTGAATCGATTCGATTAGGGGAAGGTTTGCGAGCTTTTACCCTCGCGGCTTAGTTCACCGTTTATTTCGAAACGCAGATACTAAGCGTCTAGAGCATTCGCTCCATAGACACCATGCGCATACCCACTTTAGAAACTACAGAGTGCAAAATGCGCAAATCTGACATGGTTTCCTTTACTAGGGGTTCGAGTGGACTAATGATAAGCACAGTTGCAGTGGGTCGGTGTTTGAACCTCGAGTATTTTTCGGGTCATTGCGTGTCCGTGTCTAAAAAAGAAATTTACGCTTGTTCATATTTTTCAATAGATTATTGGGCTCCAGAGGAGTGTGGCATCCCGAGCCATGCTCAAAAATGTATTTTTTCACTTCCTCAAGTGGCAGAAATACTCCGTAATAAATCTAAACACATGAAGTTTTGCCTTTCGCAAGCGAAGAAAATGTGGGCCTCTCGAGGAATTCACGCTGCCCCCGCTTTGGGCGAACCCGGTTAAGATTCGGAGTTGCACTCGATCCCAGCGATCTAAGACTCAGCTCTTTCTAATGCACGAAACTTGTGGATTTATTCCGAATGGGGAAGCAAATTGAAGGCTCGCGAATTCACTAATAGATGAAAGATGAAATGCAAATAGGGAAAAAGAGCCTTGTGCCTTCGCGCATGGTCGAAATCATGGAAGAGGTCTTCCATGTGGTTCTTGGAATTTTCCTCTTTGGAATCGCAGTTGCAGCTCTCATTTACTCTCTGATTCGAGTCTTCACCACTGAGCCTTTTTTCCCAACCGGCCTGATTCAGGCCATAAATGACATTCTGTTCATCATCATCATTTTGGAGATCCTTAGAACGGTAATAGCTAGATATACCGATGGTGTCTTCCAGCTACAGAACTTCTTGATTATTGGAGTTATCGCTGCGGTTAGACACATCCTCACCGTAGGCGCCTACATGACCCTGGGGTCAGGAAAGACTCGGGAACAATTCGACCGAGCAGTGATTGAGTTGGGTATAAGCACAATCATCGTCGTGGCACTGGTGTTAGCAATCTTCTTATCGAAAGTTGCCGAGGCGGCGGTTGCGAAAGCCCTCAGCAAAAGGAGCTAGATCGGAATCAGACCCCGGCTCCGACTTCTTCCAAAAAAGCTCTCCAGCTAGCCGGCGAGCGCCGACTCAAGCTGCCAGCGCCACTTTTTTAGCATATCTTCGCGTTGAGCTAACAATCCAACGACCCCCTGTTCGCCCAGCTGGTTGGCTAGATCAAACGCGTGGTCGATGTCCTTCAGGGCGATCTCGATGGCGGTGTGGATTTCTTGAACCAACGCCCTCGAGGTGCTATCAATTCGAACCGGCTGGTCAATGTTGGAGAGCTCCGAGAACTCAGCGAGCCTAAAGGGTGCGCTTGCTCCAAGGGTTCGAATCTGCTCGGCTATTGGGTCAATGGCTGAGTCAACCTCAAGGTAGATCTCTTCGAAAAAGGCGTGGAACTGGTGGAAGTCAATTCCAACCACATTCCAGTGTGCTCCCTGGACTTTGTACTTCAGCACAACGGTGTCACTGAGGACAGTTGATAATGCACTGACTAGTTCTTTTTTCATTCTTAGCTCCCTTAGATTGGTCGCGCTTTAAGTTTCGATCCTGCATTGGTGCTGGATTCACCGCTAGTTTTTAGGCTACTCCTTTGAGCTGTGGATACGGAGAGAGTTTAGGCATGGCGCCTAGGGTTTCATTCAAATTAGGATCTTGTCCGATCAGACTTGACTCTCGCCAAAATCATTGCCGTCTTGCTGGGCAATCATTGCCCGCAGGGTTTCATCAGCAGTTTCGACAATTTCGTTAGTGCGGCTAAGCAGCTCGTCTGCGGTTTCTGATCCCAATAAGTCCATTTGATCCAAAACTCCCACCGGCAAAATTCCAGCCAGCTGCCAAGCAGCCGCCATGGGGTCATC is a genomic window of Candidatus Aquiluna sp. UB-MaderosW2red containing:
- a CDS encoding phosphate-starvation-inducible PsiE family protein encodes the protein MKDEMQIGKKSLVPSRMVEIMEEVFHVVLGIFLFGIAVAALIYSLIRVFTTEPFFPTGLIQAINDILFIIIILEILRTVIARYTDGVFQLQNFLIIGVIAAVRHILTVGAYMTLGSGKTREQFDRAVIELGISTIIVVALVLAIFLSKVAEAAVAKALSKRS
- a CDS encoding ABC transporter ATP-binding protein; translated protein: MAIAEPIKPETPSVLAASVKITEVNKHFGSGRNRVDVLRDINLEIRAGEVLVLLGPSGCGKSTLLRLIAGLDSPSEGLVAIAGELVAGVDKRCGVVFQEPRLLPWLNLQDNVAIGARSKRSQQEILELLATVGLVGFEKYLPRQVSGGMAQRAALARGLAGHPGVLLLDEPFAALDALTRLRMQDLLLEVTRVSGATVVLVTHDIDEALHLADRIVVLAERGRGIDEIVKVNHPRPRDRSHPGLAPLRTELLSKFGIYT
- a CDS encoding Dps family protein yields the protein MKKELVSALSTVLSDTVVLKYKVQGAHWNVVGIDFHQFHAFFEEIYLEVDSAIDPIAEQIRTLGASAPFRLAEFSELSNIDQPVRIDSTSRALVQEIHTAIEIALKDIDHAFDLANQLGEQGVVGLLAQREDMLKKWRWQLESALAG